CGCTCATCGCCGATATGGTCCAGTTCCTGGGGCCGGAGGTCATCGTCTCCGCGCACTGCCACAATGACCTCGGCCTGGCCACCGCCAATGCCTGCGCGGCCATCCGCGCGGGCGCGCGCCAGGTCGAAGCCACGGTCAACGGCATCGGCGAGCGCGCCGGCAACACGGCCCTGGAGGAGATCGCCGTGATCGCGGCGCTCAAGCGCCTGGGCGACACCGGCATCGCCCTCAACCGCCTCACCGCGATCAGCCGGATGGTCGCCGAGACGGCCGGCGTGCCTGTGCAGCCCAACCGCGCGATCGTGGGGGCCAACGCCTTCACGCACAGCTCCGGAATCCACCAGGACGGCATCCTCAAGGCCCCGGAGAACTACCAGTACGTCGCCCCGGATCTCGTCGGAAAAGCCGGCCACGACTTCGTGCTCACCGCCCGCTCCGGGCGCAACGCCGTGCTCCACGTCGCCCGAATGCGCGGCCACACCGTCGAGGGCGCCGATTGCGACCTGCTCTACGAGGCCTTCGTGCGCTTCGCCGACACCGTGCACGGCGCGGTGGACGGGGCCGACCTGGACGCCATCGCGGCGCGCGTCGCGGACAGGCTTCCGGCGCATGCGTAATGCGATTTCGGGGCCGGGCGGATGTGCTATGATCCCGCCCGGCCCCGATTTCCAGGATTCAGGCAACCGGAAGGACACACGGCAATGGGTCTCAAGGTCTACACCTACAAGAACTGCGGAACCTGCAAGAAGGCGGTGAAATGGCTCGACGCCCGCGGTGTCGCCTACCAGGAAATCCCCATCCGCGAGACGCCGCCCGGCATCCCGGAACTCCGCAAGATGCTCAAGGCCATGAACGGCGACCTCAGGAAGCTCTTCAACACCTCGGGGATGGACTACAAACAGTTCAACCTCAAGGAACTGCTCCCCGCCATGCCCGAAGACGAGGCCCTCGGCCTCCTCAGCACCAACGGCAACCTCGTCAAGCGCCCCTTCGTCATCGGCAAGGACATCGCCACCGTCGGTTTCCGGGAAGATACCTGGGAAGAACTATTTCCCTGAAACCACCGAGCCGCAGAACATGACCGCTCACCCTATTGAGGGCACAACGGCGGCCGTGAAAGGGAACCCGTGTAGCTTGCTCGAGGCTTTTCTTCTGGTGACTGACGCGCCGACAGGTCACGAGGCGCCATGAATCTCGCGGGGTTTGATAACCCGTTACCTGGCGGGAACACCGTATTCCGGCGCACGCTGTCGGCCCGAAGGTCCAACGCAGTTCGACTTCAGCGTGGCTGCATGCGCGCAACTCGCTGCGCTTACCCTTTCAGGGCGGAGAAAGGGGTGTTCCCGTTTTCCCTGGGCGCTGCCCAGGGCTGGGCGCTGCACTGGCCCTTCGGGCCGCAAAACCGGCCGATTCGATTCCACCATCAGAGGCCCATACCGGCATCTATTGGCGACTCCAGAATGATTCGCGCGCCGGAAAACCGTCTATGAACACTCCCGTGCGCTCAAATCGGATGGGCTGTGAAGACTTTCCCCGCGATCATCCCCCACGGGGCGCCCAGAAGAATACAAACGCCCAGAAGCACCCGCCACGCCTGGATGCCGTGTCAGCGTTTATTCATCGTCCGCATCGTATCCGGGGACCTGGACGGCCATGGTCTTTTCGGTGGACATCCAGTCCTTTGTCTTCAATAGCCGTTCGAAATCATCGCCCATTTGACTATTAATTACCATATTGTCTTCATTAAACGCATTAATCGTTACATAATCCAGGATCAGCTTCCGCCCGCGTTCATTGCAGTGGTACAAGTACTGGATATGACCGTCTACCTGCATCGTTCCCGCTGCCTGC
The Candidatus Hydrogenedentota bacterium genome window above contains:
- a CDS encoding 2-isopropylmalate synthase translates to MRKIRILDTTLRDGEQTPGVHMNTRQKLVIAGELEVLGAAAIEAGFPASSPGDAEAVRAIAEAVRGCEIAALSRCVPGDIDAAGAALRPAAAPLMHLVIGASDIHLAHKLRMSRAQVLAAIDRCTRQARNWADAVQFSLEDATRSDPIFLRQCAATAVAVGATRINIADTVGCATPDEFHPLIADMVQFLGPEVIVSAHCHNDLGLATANACAAIRAGARQVEATVNGIGERAGNTALEEIAVIAALKRLGDTGIALNRLTAISRMVAETAGVPVQPNRAIVGANAFTHSSGIHQDGILKAPENYQYVAPDLVGKAGHDFVLTARSGRNAVLHVARMRGHTVEGADCDLLYEAFVRFADTVHGAVDGADLDAIAARVADRLPAHA
- a CDS encoding arsenate reductase family protein, with translation MGLKVYTYKNCGTCKKAVKWLDARGVAYQEIPIRETPPGIPELRKMLKAMNGDLRKLFNTSGMDYKQFNLKELLPAMPEDEALGLLSTNGNLVKRPFVIGKDIATVGFREDTWEELFP